From a single Tachypleus tridentatus isolate NWPU-2018 chromosome 6, ASM421037v1, whole genome shotgun sequence genomic region:
- the LOC143252427 gene encoding uncharacterized protein LOC143252427 isoform X4 — translation MFATEEPPVRSARSRARMRKSASVSPSRNSLSHDSASVFTAGDDCAINELLEGWMEIDVFLPDGRKIRTTVERRTPMMDLLVQVTTTNKISPTGHVIQILTDRGKIIQYKPNTPIGSLDSTVIYIVPKSSVLEPAVTKIPIKRTQPFEQTFRLQVKLPKNQLTVLRVSPKMTLAEVKKIICEDKSLDSSNYQLVRPSQPNIVLDMDITLAVYGSTEIALLSNGSIKRNIQSSTTDLISYSTGEDDTKQGIVGLLTRETSKGSLASSSSEDASSQGDSPRHGNYENQLMRNAVTMKPSIKKRPAPRPPLQRLNGRTGKCDKPELDKEVKNVDGCLPVSHSRHSSDSSGYHEASVFSDLPENASPETCCSSSGLGSLDSPVHIVDPQCKKNFELKNLNSQKWTNLSTTYMASTSNNSLTTAGKKRKAPLPPGYKKDVGKLQLEPVNETIDKNKISDFHIDLQLEVNKDSNTFPQYVDIANEPAFIATRQEVPIPEPPQVQPFDPATVLALPFDTSDLPLHPPTPPPEFADVIDECTIEESQNTYQYAARVTVSSLSLEEDIFEDSHHHRHSSVSSVSTIRDIENSFKETIKEGENALEKEKVTEFLDQMESITSKEETINSEMMTCIGQLNQNVTNQLIPSPIEAKFSAVEKEAQDIIPISNELHASDSFLGPPSPFQEEHGIESNSQLDEDTTDKIGTESTCLLSHESVKHVDGYCAESVCLSSQESVADVDGYFAEPVYLSSQESLADVNGYFADFTCLVSHESAAVDDGCYAEKTASIKRIPQDNQKPALINFSIGAYKKQEEDIYTHITAEKSGNLPEFQGGPQLIQAEVDIDQEIQKETRNRMLKRQVETFTSKMSETPNDKQINNDLSTHIKKTSKSHLQPILCDEEGSVQGLKGQVRLNCSQLSDIESSPLTGRSTSMLNLVLYPTSKLGHQHTHQNIHPGSSANLRRVQSDRDICNAVSDLNSTSENQDLQAKYKLLKEQFVLWREQLARNQTVLQSGETGTKVCISPLYQTSLNNKNTRNQGNATLFVEPQKHCKDKPSENYVSMIKTRQSSLPERQQRPKTQILTNVTIGSWQQRNHKEGSKKSNFHTTENVVHSQSKLEPFTTQAEVTVSSSTVTTNVPKCSTRQSEKTTKSGIKISTEGRNSQLSSKSASVYQTGKYEKNTSGSQTSMLDYQTSHREPRITKVNINTSKPGVTYTYFGAPVVRGFSEDTVQNLLNGGSAEEHIIEKKECQSSSVETKHTKCLITNHKDKTKINRVNSNVLKIDCTARSLKESNDLINGHQNIPPPPPLSLASSNKSLSTFTLPEKHLDSKNKCKEKATYISDIDPRDKLLIDIRNFGGRGGLRTVPVTNINWQLRVFGSTSSSSFSH, via the exons TGCCAGAATGAGGAAATCGGCATCGGTGTCTCCCAGTAGGAATTCTTTATCCCATGACAGTGCTTCGGTATTTACTGCTGGCGACGACTGCGCTATTAACGAACTGCTCGAGGGGTGGATGGAAATTGACGTCTTTCTTCCGGATGGTAGAAAAATTCGAACAACAGTAGAAAGAAG GACCCCAATGATGGATCTTCTAGTGCAAGTGACAACGACCAATAAAATCAGTCCAACAGGTCATGTGATCCAAATTCTCACGGACAGAGGAAAGATAATTCAGTACAAACCCAACACTCCTATTGGATCGCTGGACTCCACCGTCATCTATATTGTGCCCAAAAGTTCTGTTCTGGAACCAGCAGTTACGAAAATACCAATAAAACGAACTCAGCCGTTTGAG CAAACCTTTCGACTTCAAGTAAAACTTCCAAAGAACCAGCTAACAGTCTTGAGGGTCAGTCCCAAGATGACATTAGctgaagttaaaaaaattatatgtgaaGATAAAAGTCTGGATAGCAGTAATTATCAGCTGGTTCGACCAAGCCAACCAAACATAGTTCTGGACATGGACATCACTTTGGCTGTTTATGGAAGTACAGAGATCGCCCTGTTATCAAACGGGA GTATCAAAAGAAACATTCAATCATCAACCACTGACCTGATTTCTTATTCCACTGGAGAAGATGACACAAAGCAAGGAATTGTGGGACTTTTAACTAGAGAAACAAGTAAAGGg AGCTTGGCAAGTTCCAGTAGTGAGGATGCTAGCAGTCAAGGAGATTCACCAAGACATGGTAATTATGAAAACCAGCTGATGAGGAATGCTGTGACAATGAAGCCTAGCATTAAGAAACGTCCGGCTCCACGACCACCTTTGCAAAGATTAAATGGTAGAACTGGGAAGTGTGACAAGCCAGAGTTGGACAAAGAAGTGAAAAATGTTGATGGTTGTCTTCCTGTTTCTCATTCCCGACACAGTTCTGATTCTAGTGGTTATCATGAGGCTTCTGTTTTTAGTGATCTTCCAGAGAATGCATCACCAGAAACCTGTTGTAGTAGCAGTGGCCTCGGTAGTCTGGACAGCCCTGTTCATATTGTAGATCCACAATGCAAAAAAAACTTTGAGCTTAAAAACTTGAATTCTCAAAAGTGGACTAATTTGAGCACAACATACATGGCTTCAACATCCAATAATTCTTTGACCACAGCTGGAAAGAAACGAAAAGCTCCATTACCACCAGGATATAAAAAAGATGTTGGTAAGTTACAGTTAGAGCCAGTAAATGAGACCATCGACAAAAATAAGATTAGTGATTTTCATATTGATCTACAATTGGAAGTGAATAAAGACTCCAACACTTTTCCACAATATGTTGATATTGCCAATGAACCAGCATTTATCGCCACACGTCAGGAAG TGCCTATACCAGAGCCTCCACAAGTTCAACCATTTGATCCTGCTACTGTGCTAGCCCTCCCCTTCGACACTAGTGACTTGCCCCTGCACCCTCCCACTCCTCCACCAGAATTTGCTGATGTCATCGATGAATGTACCATTGAGGAATCCCAAAATACGTACCAATATG CTGCCAGAGTGACAGTCAGCTCATTATCTTTAGAAGAAGACATATTTGAAGATTCACACCACCACCGACATAGTAGTGTGTCATCTGTTAGTACTATTAGAGATATCGAAAACAGCTTCAAAGAAACCATTAAAGAAGGTGAAAATgctcttgaaaaggagaaag TTACAGAATTCCTTGACCAAATGGAAAGTATTACCTCAAAAGAAGAAACTATCAACTCAGAGATGATGACATGTATTGGCCAACTTAATCAAAATGTTACCAACCAACTCATTCCTTCCCCTATTGAAGCAAAATTTTCTGCTGTTGAAAAAGAAGCACAAGATATAATTCCAATTTCAAATGAACTGCATGCAAGTGATTCATTCCTTGGACCACCTTCTCCATTTCAAGAGGAGCATGGTATTGAAAGTAATTCTCAACTTGATGAAGATACTACAGACAAGATTGGTACTGAATCTACTTGTCTTTTATCTCATGAATCAGTAAAACATGTTGATGGTTATTGTGCTGAATCTGTTTGCCTCTCCTCTCAGGAATCAGTAGCAGATGTTGATGGTTACTTTGCTGAACCTGTTTACCTGTCTTCTCAGGAATCACTAGCAGATGTTAATGGTTATTTTGCAGATTTTACTTGCTTGGTTTCCCATGAATCAGCAGCTGTTGATGATGGTTGCTATGCTGAGAAAACAGCTTCCATTAAAAGAATACCTCAAGACAACCAAAAGCCAGCTCTTATCAACTTTTCAATTGGTGCTTACAAAAAACAGGAggaagatatatatacacacattacaGCAGAGAAATCAGGAAATTTACCAGAGTTTCAAGGTGGCCCTCAGCTCATTCAGGCAGAAGTGGACATCGATCAAGAGATACAGAAAGAAACTAGAAACAGAATGTTAAAAAGACAAGTGGAAACTTTTACCTCCAAAATGTCAGAAACACCaaatgataaacaaataaataatgacttGAGTACACATATCAAAAAGACTTCAAAGTCTCACCTTCAGCCAATTTTATGTGATGAGGAAGGATCTGTTCAAGGACTCAAAGGTCAGGTTAGGCTCAATTGTTCACAGCTTTCTGATATTGAATCATCACCATTGACTGGGAGGTCAACATCCATGTTGAACCTTGTATTATACCCAACCTCAAAGCTTGGACATCAACATACTCATCAGAACATACATCCTGGTAGTTCAGCCAACTTGAGAAGGGTCCAGTCTGATCGAGACATATGTAATGCAGTTTCTGATCTAAACTCTACAAGTGAAAATCAAGACCTCCAAGCCAAATACAAACTACTAAAGGAACAATTTGTATTATGGAGAGAACAGCTTGCACGAAACCAAACTGTTCTGCAAAGTGGAGAAACTGGCACAAAAGTTTGTATTTCACCTTTATATCAAACCTCActcaataataaaaacacaagaaaccaGGGGAATGCAACATTATTTGTAGAacctcaaaaacattgtaaagacAAACCATCAGAGAATTATGTCAGCatgattaaaacaagacaaagttcTCTTCCAGAAAGACAACAAAGACCAAAAACTCAGATACTAACAAATGTTACTATTGGCTCTTGGCAACAAAGAAACCACAAGGAGGGTTCAAAAAAATCCAACTTTCATACCACAGAAAATGTGGTCCACTCACAGTCTAAGTTAGAACCATTTACTACACAGGCAGAAGTCACTGTCTCAAGTTCTACTGTCACAACTAATGTGCCAAAGTGTTCCACTAGACAATCTGAGAAAACGACAAAGTCAGGTATTAAAATCTCTACTGAGGGAAGAAATTCACAACTAAGCTCAAAGTCTGCAAGTGTATATCAAACAGGAAAGTATGAGAAGAACACTTCAGGAAGCCAGACTAGCATGTTGGATTATCAGACATCTCATCGGGAACCAAGAATCACAAAAGTGAACATTAATACTAGTAAGCCAGGTGTAACATATACTTACTTTGGTGCTCCTGTTGTCAGAGGTTTCTCAGAAGATACAGTACAAAACCTGTTGAATGGAGGCTCTGCAGAAGAACATATCATTGAGAAAAAAGAGTGCCAAAGCTCTAGTGTTGAGACTAAACACACTAAATGTCTAATAACAAACcacaaagataaaacaaaaattaacagagTAAACTCAAATGTGCTTAAAATTGATTGTACTGCAAGGTCTTTAAAGGAATCTAATGATCTAATAAATGGCCACCAGAATATCCCACCACCACCACCATTATCTTTAGCTTCATCCAACAAGTCACTCTCCACTTTTACATTGCCTGAGAAACACCTTGATTCCAAGAACAAATGTAAAGAGAAAGCTACATATATTTCAGATATTGACCCAAGAGATAAGCTATTAATTGATATCAGGAATTTTGGAGGAAGAGGAGGCCTTCGAACg GTCCCTGTGACCAACATCAACTGGCAGCTGAGAGTTTTTGGATCAACTTCTTCAAGCTCATTTAGCCATTAG
- the LOC143252427 gene encoding uncharacterized protein LOC143252427 isoform X5, with the protein MAKNTGSLCARMRKSASVSPSRNSLSHDSASVFTAGDDCAINELLEGWMEIDVFLPDGRKIRTTVERRTPMMDLLVQVTTTNKISPTGHVIQILTDRGKIIQYKPNTPIGSLDSTVIYIVPKSSVLEPAVTKIPIKRTQPFEQTFRLQVKLPKNQLTVLRVSPKMTLAEVKKIICEDKSLDSSNYQLVRPSQPNIVLDMDITLAVYGSTEIALLSNGSIKRNIQSSTTDLISYSTGEDDTKQGIVGLLTRETSKGSLASSSSEDASSQGDSPRHGNYENQLMRNAVTMKPSIKKRPAPRPPLQRLNGRTGKCDKPELDKEVKNVDGCLPVSHSRHSSDSSGYHEASVFSDLPENASPETCCSSSGLGSLDSPVHIVDPQCKKNFELKNLNSQKWTNLSTTYMASTSNNSLTTAGKKRKAPLPPGYKKDVGKLQLEPVNETIDKNKISDFHIDLQLEVNKDSNTFPQYVDIANEPAFIATRQEVPIPEPPQVQPFDPATVLALPFDTSDLPLHPPTPPPEFADVIDECTIEESQNTYQYAARVTVSSLSLEEDIFEDSHHHRHSSVSSVSTIRDIENSFKETIKEGENALEKEKVTEFLDQMESITSKEETINSEMMTCIGQLNQNVTNQLIPSPIEAKFSAVEKEAQDIIPISNELHASDSFLGPPSPFQEEHGIESNSQLDEDTTDKIGTESTCLLSHESVKHVDGYCAESVCLSSQESVADVDGYFAEPVYLSSQESLADVNGYFADFTCLVSHESAAVDDGCYAEKTASIKRIPQDNQKPALINFSIGAYKKQEEDIYTHITAEKSGNLPEFQGGPQLIQAEVDIDQEIQKETRNRMLKRQVETFTSKMSETPNDKQINNDLSTHIKKTSKSHLQPILCDEEGSVQGLKGQVRLNCSQLSDIESSPLTGRSTSMLNLVLYPTSKLGHQHTHQNIHPGSSANLRRVQSDRDICNAVSDLNSTSENQDLQAKYKLLKEQFVLWREQLARNQTVLQSGETGTKVCISPLYQTSLNNKNTRNQGNATLFVEPQKHCKDKPSENYVSMIKTRQSSLPERQQRPKTQILTNVTIGSWQQRNHKEGSKKSNFHTTENVVHSQSKLEPFTTQAEVTVSSSTVTTNVPKCSTRQSEKTTKSGIKISTEGRNSQLSSKSASVYQTGKYEKNTSGSQTSMLDYQTSHREPRITKVNINTSKPGVTYTYFGAPVVRGFSEDTVQNLLNGGSAEEHIIEKKECQSSSVETKHTKCLITNHKDKTKINRVNSNVLKIDCTARSLKESNDLINGHQNIPPPPPLSLASSNKSLSTFTLPEKHLDSKNKCKEKATYISDIDPRDKLLIDIRNFGGRGGLRTVPVTNINWQLRVFGSTSSSSFSH; encoded by the exons TGCCAGAATGAGGAAATCGGCATCGGTGTCTCCCAGTAGGAATTCTTTATCCCATGACAGTGCTTCGGTATTTACTGCTGGCGACGACTGCGCTATTAACGAACTGCTCGAGGGGTGGATGGAAATTGACGTCTTTCTTCCGGATGGTAGAAAAATTCGAACAACAGTAGAAAGAAG GACCCCAATGATGGATCTTCTAGTGCAAGTGACAACGACCAATAAAATCAGTCCAACAGGTCATGTGATCCAAATTCTCACGGACAGAGGAAAGATAATTCAGTACAAACCCAACACTCCTATTGGATCGCTGGACTCCACCGTCATCTATATTGTGCCCAAAAGTTCTGTTCTGGAACCAGCAGTTACGAAAATACCAATAAAACGAACTCAGCCGTTTGAG CAAACCTTTCGACTTCAAGTAAAACTTCCAAAGAACCAGCTAACAGTCTTGAGGGTCAGTCCCAAGATGACATTAGctgaagttaaaaaaattatatgtgaaGATAAAAGTCTGGATAGCAGTAATTATCAGCTGGTTCGACCAAGCCAACCAAACATAGTTCTGGACATGGACATCACTTTGGCTGTTTATGGAAGTACAGAGATCGCCCTGTTATCAAACGGGA GTATCAAAAGAAACATTCAATCATCAACCACTGACCTGATTTCTTATTCCACTGGAGAAGATGACACAAAGCAAGGAATTGTGGGACTTTTAACTAGAGAAACAAGTAAAGGg AGCTTGGCAAGTTCCAGTAGTGAGGATGCTAGCAGTCAAGGAGATTCACCAAGACATGGTAATTATGAAAACCAGCTGATGAGGAATGCTGTGACAATGAAGCCTAGCATTAAGAAACGTCCGGCTCCACGACCACCTTTGCAAAGATTAAATGGTAGAACTGGGAAGTGTGACAAGCCAGAGTTGGACAAAGAAGTGAAAAATGTTGATGGTTGTCTTCCTGTTTCTCATTCCCGACACAGTTCTGATTCTAGTGGTTATCATGAGGCTTCTGTTTTTAGTGATCTTCCAGAGAATGCATCACCAGAAACCTGTTGTAGTAGCAGTGGCCTCGGTAGTCTGGACAGCCCTGTTCATATTGTAGATCCACAATGCAAAAAAAACTTTGAGCTTAAAAACTTGAATTCTCAAAAGTGGACTAATTTGAGCACAACATACATGGCTTCAACATCCAATAATTCTTTGACCACAGCTGGAAAGAAACGAAAAGCTCCATTACCACCAGGATATAAAAAAGATGTTGGTAAGTTACAGTTAGAGCCAGTAAATGAGACCATCGACAAAAATAAGATTAGTGATTTTCATATTGATCTACAATTGGAAGTGAATAAAGACTCCAACACTTTTCCACAATATGTTGATATTGCCAATGAACCAGCATTTATCGCCACACGTCAGGAAG TGCCTATACCAGAGCCTCCACAAGTTCAACCATTTGATCCTGCTACTGTGCTAGCCCTCCCCTTCGACACTAGTGACTTGCCCCTGCACCCTCCCACTCCTCCACCAGAATTTGCTGATGTCATCGATGAATGTACCATTGAGGAATCCCAAAATACGTACCAATATG CTGCCAGAGTGACAGTCAGCTCATTATCTTTAGAAGAAGACATATTTGAAGATTCACACCACCACCGACATAGTAGTGTGTCATCTGTTAGTACTATTAGAGATATCGAAAACAGCTTCAAAGAAACCATTAAAGAAGGTGAAAATgctcttgaaaaggagaaag TTACAGAATTCCTTGACCAAATGGAAAGTATTACCTCAAAAGAAGAAACTATCAACTCAGAGATGATGACATGTATTGGCCAACTTAATCAAAATGTTACCAACCAACTCATTCCTTCCCCTATTGAAGCAAAATTTTCTGCTGTTGAAAAAGAAGCACAAGATATAATTCCAATTTCAAATGAACTGCATGCAAGTGATTCATTCCTTGGACCACCTTCTCCATTTCAAGAGGAGCATGGTATTGAAAGTAATTCTCAACTTGATGAAGATACTACAGACAAGATTGGTACTGAATCTACTTGTCTTTTATCTCATGAATCAGTAAAACATGTTGATGGTTATTGTGCTGAATCTGTTTGCCTCTCCTCTCAGGAATCAGTAGCAGATGTTGATGGTTACTTTGCTGAACCTGTTTACCTGTCTTCTCAGGAATCACTAGCAGATGTTAATGGTTATTTTGCAGATTTTACTTGCTTGGTTTCCCATGAATCAGCAGCTGTTGATGATGGTTGCTATGCTGAGAAAACAGCTTCCATTAAAAGAATACCTCAAGACAACCAAAAGCCAGCTCTTATCAACTTTTCAATTGGTGCTTACAAAAAACAGGAggaagatatatatacacacattacaGCAGAGAAATCAGGAAATTTACCAGAGTTTCAAGGTGGCCCTCAGCTCATTCAGGCAGAAGTGGACATCGATCAAGAGATACAGAAAGAAACTAGAAACAGAATGTTAAAAAGACAAGTGGAAACTTTTACCTCCAAAATGTCAGAAACACCaaatgataaacaaataaataatgacttGAGTACACATATCAAAAAGACTTCAAAGTCTCACCTTCAGCCAATTTTATGTGATGAGGAAGGATCTGTTCAAGGACTCAAAGGTCAGGTTAGGCTCAATTGTTCACAGCTTTCTGATATTGAATCATCACCATTGACTGGGAGGTCAACATCCATGTTGAACCTTGTATTATACCCAACCTCAAAGCTTGGACATCAACATACTCATCAGAACATACATCCTGGTAGTTCAGCCAACTTGAGAAGGGTCCAGTCTGATCGAGACATATGTAATGCAGTTTCTGATCTAAACTCTACAAGTGAAAATCAAGACCTCCAAGCCAAATACAAACTACTAAAGGAACAATTTGTATTATGGAGAGAACAGCTTGCACGAAACCAAACTGTTCTGCAAAGTGGAGAAACTGGCACAAAAGTTTGTATTTCACCTTTATATCAAACCTCActcaataataaaaacacaagaaaccaGGGGAATGCAACATTATTTGTAGAacctcaaaaacattgtaaagacAAACCATCAGAGAATTATGTCAGCatgattaaaacaagacaaagttcTCTTCCAGAAAGACAACAAAGACCAAAAACTCAGATACTAACAAATGTTACTATTGGCTCTTGGCAACAAAGAAACCACAAGGAGGGTTCAAAAAAATCCAACTTTCATACCACAGAAAATGTGGTCCACTCACAGTCTAAGTTAGAACCATTTACTACACAGGCAGAAGTCACTGTCTCAAGTTCTACTGTCACAACTAATGTGCCAAAGTGTTCCACTAGACAATCTGAGAAAACGACAAAGTCAGGTATTAAAATCTCTACTGAGGGAAGAAATTCACAACTAAGCTCAAAGTCTGCAAGTGTATATCAAACAGGAAAGTATGAGAAGAACACTTCAGGAAGCCAGACTAGCATGTTGGATTATCAGACATCTCATCGGGAACCAAGAATCACAAAAGTGAACATTAATACTAGTAAGCCAGGTGTAACATATACTTACTTTGGTGCTCCTGTTGTCAGAGGTTTCTCAGAAGATACAGTACAAAACCTGTTGAATGGAGGCTCTGCAGAAGAACATATCATTGAGAAAAAAGAGTGCCAAAGCTCTAGTGTTGAGACTAAACACACTAAATGTCTAATAACAAACcacaaagataaaacaaaaattaacagagTAAACTCAAATGTGCTTAAAATTGATTGTACTGCAAGGTCTTTAAAGGAATCTAATGATCTAATAAATGGCCACCAGAATATCCCACCACCACCACCATTATCTTTAGCTTCATCCAACAAGTCACTCTCCACTTTTACATTGCCTGAGAAACACCTTGATTCCAAGAACAAATGTAAAGAGAAAGCTACATATATTTCAGATATTGACCCAAGAGATAAGCTATTAATTGATATCAGGAATTTTGGAGGAAGAGGAGGCCTTCGAACg GTCCCTGTGACCAACATCAACTGGCAGCTGAGAGTTTTTGGATCAACTTCTTCAAGCTCATTTAGCCATTAG